From the Oceanicaulis alexandrii DSM 11625 genome, one window contains:
- a CDS encoding GrpB family protein, with amino-acid sequence MSDDSTLFQLSPDLDECRRQAQVAFEKWRRQHARALPAEALIEHVGATAVPGCETKGDLDVAVRVASADFPAALAYLDTSHQSNVRSARREGFAAFIAPGYALEVGVQLVVRGDKLDQFSAFRDALIADKVLVARYNALKRAYRGRSMAQYRDAKAEFIKTVLGA; translated from the coding sequence ATGTCAGATGACTCAACGCTCTTTCAGCTCAGTCCTGATCTAGACGAATGCCGCCGTCAGGCGCAGGTCGCGTTTGAGAAATGGCGTCGCCAGCACGCGCGCGCCTTGCCCGCCGAGGCGCTGATCGAGCATGTGGGCGCGACCGCTGTTCCAGGTTGTGAAACCAAGGGTGATCTCGACGTCGCAGTGCGTGTCGCCTCGGCGGATTTCCCTGCGGCGTTGGCGTATCTGGACACAAGCCACCAATCCAATGTGCGCTCCGCTCGGCGCGAAGGGTTTGCGGCCTTTATAGCGCCCGGCTACGCCCTCGAAGTCGGCGTTCAACTCGTCGTGCGCGGCGATAAGCTGGATCAATTCAGTGCGTTTCGTGACGCCTTGATCGCGGACAAGGTTTTGGTGGCGCGCTATAACGCGCTCAAGCGCGCCTATCGGGGGCGTTCGATGGCGCAGTATCGTGACGCCAAGGCGGAGTTCATAAAGACAGTGCTCGGCGCGTGA